The following proteins come from a genomic window of Panthera leo isolate Ple1 chromosome E2, P.leo_Ple1_pat1.1, whole genome shotgun sequence:
- the TMEM160 gene encoding transmembrane protein 160, whose product MGGGWWWARAARLARLRFRGALLPPPRPRSGGARGSFAPGHGPRAGASPPPVSELDRADAWLLRKAHETAFLSWFRNGLLASGIGVISFMQSDMGREAAYGFFLLGGLCVVWGGASYVVGLAALRGPMQLSLGGAAAGVGAVLAVGLLWACAVGLYMGQLELDVELVPEDDGTATAEGPDEAGRPPPE is encoded by the exons ATGGGAGGCGGCTGGTGGTGGGCTCGGGCCGCCCGACTGGCCCGGCTCCGCTTCCGGGGGGCGCTGCTGCCGCCTCCGCGGCCCCGGAGCGGGGGCGCCCGAGGGTCCTTCGCCCCCGGCCACGGCCCCCGCGCCGGGGCTTCGCCGCCCCCCGTGTCCGAGCTGGACCGTGCGGACGCCTGGCTCCTCCGGAAGGCGCATGAAACAG CCTTCCTCTCCTGGTTCCGCAATGGCCTCCTGGCATCAGGCATTGGGGTCATCTCCTTCATGCAGAGTGACATGGGTCGGGAAGCTGCCTACG GCTTCTTCCTGCTGGGCGGCCTGTGCGTCGTGTGGGGCGGTGCCTCCTACGTGGTGGGCCTGGCTGCACTGCGGGGACCCATGCAACTGTCGCTGGGGGGCGCAGCGGCGGGCGTGGGGGCCGTGCTGGCCGTGGGCCTGCTCTGGGCTTGTGCCGTCGGTCTCTACATGGGTCAGCTGGAGCTGGATGTGGAACTGGTGCCCGAGGACGATGGGACCGCCACCGCCGAAGGCCCCGACGAAGCCGGCCGGCCGCCACCGGAGTGA
- the NPAS1 gene encoding neuronal PAS domain-containing protein 1, whose product MATPYPSSGGGGEVKCGGGRGRSVPWDFLPGLVVKAPPGPCLQAQRKEKSRNAARSRRGKENLEFFELAKLLPLPGAISSQLDKASIVRLSVTYLRLRRFAALGAPPWGLRAAGPPAGLAPSHRGPVALVSEVFEQHLGGHILQSLDGFVFALNQEGKFLYISETVSIYLGLSQVELTGSSVFDYVHPGDHSEVLEQLGLRARPPGPPTPPSVPSSSSSSSSSSSLADTPEIEASPAEVPHFSRAQERSFFIRMKSTLTKRGLHVKASGYKVIHVTGRLRARSLGLVALGHTLPPAPLAELPLHGHMIVFRLSLGLTILACESRVSDHMDLGPSELVGRSCYQFVHGQDAARIRQSHLDLLDKGQVMTGYYRWLQRAGGFVWLQSVATVAVSGKSPGERHVLWVSYVLSQAEGGQTPLDAFQLPASVACEDVSSPEPEPTEPEPPVEGKQAAPLDKDEPPRTRGKRIKVEPGPGETKDPEDSAEEEPSSHPALPRPEFTSVIRAGALKQDLVRPWGLGPPGDPPPSLLHAGFLPPVVRGLCTPGTIRYGPAELGLMYPHLQRLGPGPGLPEAFYPTLGLSYPGPAGTRVQRKGD is encoded by the exons ATGGCGACCCCCTACCCCAGCAGTGGCGGCGGAGGCGAGGTCAAGTGCGGGGGAGGTCGTGGCCGCAGCGTCCCGTGGGACTTTCTGCCTGGGCTAGTGGTCAAGGCCCCGCCCGGACCCTG CCTGCAGGCGCAGCGCAAGGAGAAGTCCCGTAACGCGGCGCGCTCGCGGCGCGGAAAGGAGAACCTGGAGTTCTTCGAGCTGGCCAAGCTGCTCCCGCTGCCCGGAGCCATCTCGAGCCAGCTGGACAAGGCGTCCATCGTGCGCCTCAGCGTCACCTACCTCCGCCTGCGCCGCTTCGCCGCCCTCGGGGCGCCGCCCTGGGGACTGCGGGCCGCGGGGCCCCCGGCCGGCCTCG cccccagccacagGGGCCCCGTGGCGCTGGTCTCCGAAGTCTTCGAGCAGCACCTGGGAGGACACATCTTGCAG TCCCTGGATGGCTTCGTGTTTGCCTTGAACCAGGAAGGGAAATTCCTCTACATTTCAGAGACCGTCTCCATTTATCTGGGTCTCTCACAG GTGGAGCTGACGGGTAGCAGCGTCTTCGACTACGTCCATCCCGGGGACCACTCGGAAGTGCTAGAGCAACTGGGGCTCCGGGCCCGGCCTCCCGGGCCCCCCACGCCGCCCtccgtcccctcctcctcctcctcctcctcgtcttctTCCTCGCTTGCAGATACTCCTGAGATCG AGGCCAGCCCCGCCGAGGTGCCTCACTTCTCCCGGGCCCAGGAGCGTTCCTTCTTCATCCGCATGAAATCTACCCTCACCAAGCGGGGGCTGCACGTCAAGGCCTCGGGGTACAAG GTCATCCACGTCACCGGGCGCCTTCGGGCCCGCTCCCTGGGCCTGGTGGCTCTGGGCCACACGttgcccccagccccactggcTGAGCTGCCACTACACGGACACATGATCGTCTTCCGCCTCAGCCTGGGTCTCACCATCCTTGCTTGTGAGAGCAG AGTCAGCGACCACATGGACCTGGGGCCCTCAGAGCTCGTGGGCCGCAGCTGCTACCAGTTTGTCCACGGCCAGGACGCAGCCAGGATCCGCCAAAGCCACCTGGACC TGCTGGACAAGGGTCAGGTGATGACCGGTTACTACCGTTGGCTGCAGCGAGCCGGGGGCTTTGTGTGGCTGCAGTCCGTGGCCACCGTGGCCGTGAGCGGGAAGAGCCCCGGGGAGCGCCACGTGCTGTGGGTCAGCTACGTGCTCAG CCAAGCCGAGGGTGGCCAGACCCCTCTGGACGCCTTCCAGCTTCCAGCCAGCGTGGCCTGTGAGGACGTGTCCAGCCCAGAGCCAGAACCCACAG AGCCAGAGCCTCCGGTGGAAGGGAAGCAGGCTGCCCCCCTAGACAAGGATGAGCCCCCTCGGACCCGGGGCAAACGCATCAAAGTGGAGCCTGGCCCGGGGGAGACCAAAGACCCGGAGGACAGCGCGGAGGAGGAGCCGTCCAGCCACCCGGCCCTGCCGAGGCCCGAGTTTACTTCCGTCATCCGGGCAGGGGCCCTGAAGCAGGACCTGGTGcggccctggggcctggggcctcctGGAGACCCCCCACCGTCCCTCCTCCACGCGGGCTTCCTGCCCCCTGTCGTGCGGGGCCTGTGCACGCCCGGCACCATCCGCTACGGCCCTGCGGAGCTGGGTCTCATGTACCCGCACCTGCAGAGGCTGGGCCCGGGGCCCGGCCTCCCCGAGGCCTTCTATCCCACCCTGGGCCTGTCGTACCCGGGGCCCGCGGGCACCAGGGTGCAGCGGAAGGGTGACTGA